Proteins encoded together in one Olsenella timonensis window:
- a CDS encoding ribonuclease J, giving the protein MPKKDIALRIIPLGGLDGIGKNMTAFEYGNDMILVDAGLMFPDEGQPGIDLILPDYTYVLENEDKLRGIIITHGHEDHTGALPYLLQDLTRKVPIYSSKLTLGIIQGKFEEHNIKNPKTREVNDGTTITLGAFTVTFFSMTHSIPAAFGVFVSTPAGTVMHTGDFKFDQTPIDGRRPNFHAINKFGAQGVDLLLSDSTNATRPGFTPSEAAVGRDLRHVIKNARGRVFVAAFSSHIHRLQQICDASVAVGRKVVVTGRSMLTNTKVARELGYLRIDEENIIDAYDVDRIPDEKVVVLCTGSQGEPLSALARMATGEHKSLSIHESDTVVISATPIPGNEKSVQSIINALSKIGCEIYDKSKGTVHVSGHASAEELKLMLAMARPRFFMPVHGEAQHLRAHAELGVQMGVPRSNVFVLDNGDSLEMVRHKVRRGRGVESGVVYVDGGTVTEADPVVLRDRQKLGADGVITATVVVAKRGRSVSAVEVLGRGLSSSAERLLQDEARDVVVSQMGKLLGSGDGASVDALRRGVRNALSNLLWNRTRTRPMIIPVVMEV; this is encoded by the coding sequence ATGCCCAAGAAAGACATCGCGCTCAGGATCATCCCGCTCGGCGGCCTCGACGGCATCGGCAAGAACATGACCGCCTTCGAGTACGGCAACGACATGATCCTGGTCGACGCCGGCCTGATGTTTCCCGACGAGGGCCAGCCCGGCATCGACCTCATCCTGCCCGACTACACCTACGTCCTGGAGAACGAGGACAAGCTCCGCGGCATCATCATCACGCACGGCCACGAGGACCACACCGGCGCCCTGCCGTATCTGCTGCAGGACCTCACGCGCAAGGTCCCCATCTACTCGAGCAAGCTCACCCTGGGCATCATCCAGGGCAAGTTCGAGGAGCACAACATCAAGAACCCCAAGACGCGCGAGGTCAACGACGGCACCACGATCACGCTCGGCGCCTTCACCGTCACGTTCTTCTCGATGACGCACTCGATCCCCGCCGCCTTTGGCGTGTTCGTCTCCACGCCGGCGGGCACGGTTATGCACACCGGCGACTTCAAGTTCGACCAGACGCCGATCGACGGCCGCCGCCCCAACTTCCATGCGATCAACAAGTTCGGCGCCCAGGGCGTCGACCTGCTGCTCTCCGACTCAACCAACGCCACGCGGCCCGGGTTCACGCCGTCTGAGGCCGCCGTGGGGCGCGACCTGCGCCACGTCATCAAGAACGCGAGGGGGCGGGTCTTCGTCGCGGCGTTCTCGAGCCACATCCACCGCCTGCAGCAGATCTGCGACGCGAGCGTGGCCGTCGGCCGCAAGGTCGTCGTGACGGGCCGCTCGATGCTCACCAACACGAAGGTCGCGCGCGAGCTGGGCTATCTCCGGATCGACGAGGAGAACATCATCGACGCCTACGACGTCGACCGCATCCCCGACGAGAAGGTCGTCGTCCTGTGCACCGGGAGCCAGGGCGAGCCGCTCTCGGCGCTCGCCCGCATGGCCACCGGCGAGCACAAGTCGCTCTCGATCCACGAGTCGGACACCGTGGTCATCTCGGCCACGCCCATTCCTGGCAACGAGAAGAGCGTCCAGTCGATCATCAACGCCCTCTCCAAGATCGGCTGCGAGATCTACGACAAGTCCAAGGGGACCGTGCACGTCTCGGGCCACGCGAGCGCCGAGGAGCTCAAACTCATGCTCGCCATGGCCCGCCCGCGCTTCTTCATGCCGGTGCACGGCGAGGCGCAGCACCTGCGCGCCCACGCCGAGCTCGGCGTCCAGATGGGCGTCCCGCGCTCAAACGTCTTCGTGCTCGACAACGGAGACTCGCTCGAGATGGTCAGGCACAAGGTCCGTCGCGGCCGCGGGGTGGAGTCGGGCGTCGTCTACGTCGACGGCGGCACCGTCACCGAGGCGGACCCCGTCGTCCTGCGCGACCGTCAGAAGCTCGGCGCCGACGGCGTCATCACGGCCACCGTCGTGGTCGCCAAGCGCGGGCGCTCCGTCTCCGCCGTCGAGGTCCTCGGGCGCGGCCTGTCCTCCTCGGCCGAGCGCCTCCTGCAGGACGAGGCCCGCGACGTCGTCGTCTCCCAGATGGGCAAGCTGCTCGGCTCGGGGGACGGGGCGAGCGTCGACGCGCTCAGGCGCGGCGTGAGAAACGCCCTCTCCAACCTGCTCTGGAACAGGACCCGCACGCGGCCGATGATCATCCCGGTCGTCATGGAGGTCTAG